A single region of the Syntrophotaleaceae bacterium genome encodes:
- the fabD gene encoding ACP S-malonyltransferase codes for MVAFVFPGQGSQFAGMGKDLADNFPAARQVFEEANDSLGINLARLCFDGPEEELKLTANTQPAIVTVSVAALRVVETECGMQADFSAGHSLGEYSALVCAGALSFADAVRTVRQRGTFMQEAVPVGVGTMAAIMGLDNTVLEAVCSEAAQGEIVAPANFNSPGQVVIAGHVAAVERAIKLAGERGAKRAMVLPVSAPFHSSLMVPAADRLQEVLQNVVVGPMRHPVVSNVEASPNQDPERVRSLLVSQVSAPVRWDESVSVMVQLGVERFVEIGPGKVLSGLIKRIAKGAVIQNVQDAAGLKDL; via the coding sequence GGTTTTCGAAGAAGCCAACGACAGTCTCGGCATCAATCTGGCCAGGCTCTGTTTCGATGGACCCGAAGAGGAACTGAAGCTGACGGCCAATACCCAGCCGGCCATCGTTACCGTCAGCGTCGCCGCTTTGCGGGTGGTGGAAACGGAATGCGGAATGCAGGCCGACTTTTCGGCGGGTCATTCGCTGGGCGAGTATTCCGCGCTTGTCTGCGCCGGTGCCCTGAGTTTTGCCGATGCCGTTCGGACGGTGCGGCAGCGCGGTACCTTCATGCAGGAGGCGGTACCTGTAGGCGTCGGGACCATGGCCGCGATCATGGGGCTGGATAATACTGTATTGGAAGCTGTCTGCAGCGAGGCGGCCCAGGGAGAGATAGTCGCCCCCGCCAACTTCAACAGCCCGGGGCAGGTCGTGATTGCGGGTCATGTCGCCGCTGTTGAAAGAGCCATCAAGCTGGCAGGGGAGAGGGGCGCCAAACGCGCCATGGTCCTGCCTGTCAGCGCGCCCTTTCATTCTTCCCTGATGGTCCCTGCCGCCGATCGGCTGCAGGAGGTGCTGCAGAATGTTGTCGTGGGTCCCATGAGGCACCCTGTGGTGAGCAACGTCGAGGCGTCCCCCAACCAGGACCCGGAAAGGGTTCGTTCACTGCTGGTCAGCCAGGTCAGTGCGCCGGTTCGTTGGGATGAATCGGTGTCGGTCATGGTTCAACTGGGGGTGGAAAGGTTCGTCGAGATCGGTCCCGGGAAGGTACTGTCCGGGCTGATCAAGCGGATTGCCAAGGGCGCCGTCATTCAGAATGTCCAGGATGCAGCCGGACTCAAGGACCTGTAG